A single Tenacibaculum sp. 190524A02b DNA region contains:
- a CDS encoding dodecin family protein, with protein sequence MAVMKVIEVLSNSEKSWEDATKQAIKQASKSVKNIKSAFVQSQSVVVNDDEVSEFRVNLKITFEVK encoded by the coding sequence ATGGCAGTAATGAAAGTTATTGAAGTACTTTCTAACTCTGAAAAGAGCTGGGAAGATGCAACTAAACAAGCTATCAAACAGGCTTCAAAATCAGTAAAAAACATCAAATCAGCTTTTGTACAATCGCAAAGTGTTGTTGTTAATGATGATGAAGTGAGTGAATTTAGAGTGAATTTAAAGATTACTTTCGAGGTAAAGTAA
- a CDS encoding cytochrome c oxidase subunit 3: MGANIAVNSDNKETWSGGGVKPFGASYGKMMMWFFILSDALTFSGFLAAYGLTRFKFIDSWPIADEVFTHFPGLHGVHAPMYYVALMTFILIVSSVTMVLAVDAGHQMKQKKVAWYMFATIVFGLIFVGSQAWEWKNFINGSYGAVKTSDNHILQFVKDGHQIALADFVHTERKDGRVQHAKENGLWFENEKTISQYSIAQVQEAFKKDPSLRIRTEKINLETKQKIILSREESLAQLAKATMVVEGANLHVNEYGNPIFADFFFFITGFHGFHVFSGIVLNIIIFFNVVLGTYERRGHYEMVEKVGLYWHFVDLVWVFVFTFFYLV; encoded by the coding sequence ATGGGAGCAAATATTGCTGTAAATTCTGACAACAAAGAAACCTGGAGCGGAGGTGGTGTAAAGCCATTTGGCGCTAGTTATGGTAAAATGATGATGTGGTTTTTCATATTATCAGACGCACTAACCTTTTCTGGATTCTTAGCAGCGTATGGTTTAACACGTTTTAAATTTATTGACTCTTGGCCTATTGCCGATGAGGTATTTACGCACTTTCCTGGTTTACATGGTGTACACGCACCAATGTATTATGTAGCTTTAATGACGTTTATTTTAATTGTATCTTCTGTAACTATGGTGTTAGCAGTAGATGCAGGTCATCAAATGAAGCAAAAAAAGGTAGCTTGGTATATGTTTGCAACGATTGTTTTTGGTTTAATTTTCGTTGGATCACAAGCATGGGAGTGGAAAAACTTTATCAACGGTTCTTATGGGGCAGTTAAAACTTCTGATAACCATATTTTACAATTTGTAAAAGATGGACATCAAATAGCGTTAGCTGATTTTGTTCATACGGAAAGAAAAGATGGTAGAGTACAACATGCTAAAGAAAATGGATTGTGGTTTGAGAATGAGAAAACAATTTCTCAATATTCTATAGCGCAAGTTCAAGAAGCATTTAAAAAAGATCCATCTTTACGTATAAGAACTGAAAAGATTAATCTTGAAACTAAGCAAAAAATAATTTTATCAAGAGAAGAAAGTTTAGCACAATTAGCAAAAGCTACTATGGTAGTAGAAGGAGCTAACTTACATGTTAATGAATATGGAAATCCAATTTTTGCAGACTTCTTCTTCTTCATTACTGGATTCCACGGATTTCACGTATTCTCTGGAATTGTATTAAATATTATCATTTTCTTTAATGTTGTTCTTGGAACTTATGAAAGAAGAGGACATTATGAAATGGTTGAAAAAGTAGGATTATATTGGCACTTTGTAGATTTAGTTTGGGTATTCGTATTCACATTCTTCTACTTAGTATAA
- the rnc gene encoding ribonuclease III, whose protein sequence is MNFLRRIVKPQNKEDEDFYYELKELLNFKPIKLSHYKKAFTHRSLKLVDSKGNPVNYERLEFLGDAILGSVIASYLYKKVPKGDEGYLTQMRSKVVSREHLNSLGKDLDLIRFVKSNIAQNQISNNLHGNIFEALIGAIYLDRGYNYCHQFIYEQVILPYVDIGKLEGKISSYKGYIIEWCQKNKKKYSFDSYEDTGKQSKKHFSVRVSIDGMIVAKGRATSKKKAEEIAAKRVYYAMQDKMKNS, encoded by the coding sequence ATGAATTTCCTTCGTAGAATAGTTAAACCCCAGAATAAAGAGGATGAGGACTTTTACTACGAATTGAAAGAACTGCTTAATTTTAAGCCCATAAAGTTATCGCATTATAAAAAAGCGTTTACGCATAGGTCTTTAAAATTAGTAGATAGTAAAGGAAATCCTGTAAATTACGAGAGACTAGAGTTTTTAGGGGATGCTATTTTAGGCTCTGTTATTGCTTCTTATTTGTATAAGAAAGTCCCTAAAGGTGATGAAGGTTACTTAACACAAATGAGATCAAAAGTGGTAAGTAGAGAACATCTCAACAGTCTTGGTAAGGATTTAGATTTGATCCGATTTGTTAAAAGTAATATAGCACAAAACCAAATAAGTAATAACTTACACGGAAATATTTTTGAAGCACTTATTGGAGCCATTTATTTAGATAGAGGTTATAACTACTGCCATCAATTTATTTATGAGCAAGTTATTTTACCTTATGTAGATATTGGTAAACTAGAAGGTAAAATCTCTAGTTATAAAGGATATATTATAGAGTGGTGTCAAAAAAACAAGAAGAAATATAGCTTTGATTCTTATGAAGATACAGGGAAACAAAGTAAAAAACATTTTAGTGTAAGAGTTAGCATAGATGGTATGATTGTGGCTAAAGGAAGAGCTACATCGAAGAAAAAAGCAGAAGAAATTGCAGCAAAAAGAGTGTACTACGCTATGCAAGATAAAATGAAAAACTCTTAA
- the fabF gene encoding beta-ketoacyl-ACP synthase II — MQLKRVVVTGLGALTPIGNNKEEYWNSLVNGVSGAAPITYFDAAKFKTRFACELKNFNVNDFIHRKESRRMDKFTQYAMVASDEAIADSKLNLDEVNKLRVGVIWGAGIGGLETFQEEVLNYSKGDGTPKFNPFFIPKMIADIAPGNISIKNGFMGPNYTTVSACASSANAMIDALNYIRLGHCDVVVTGGSEAAVTIAGMGGFNAMHALSTRNESPETASRPFDSERDGFVLGEGAGAIVLEEYEHAKARGAKIYAEVVGGGLSSDAHHMTAPHPEGVGVIAVMKNCLENAGLKPEDVDHINTHGTSTPLGDVAELKAISEVFGEHAKNININSTKSMTGHLLGAAGAIEAIASILAMENGVVPPTINHANVDENINSDLNLTLNKAQKRDIKVAISNTFGFGGHNACVAFKKLD, encoded by the coding sequence ATGCAATTAAAGCGAGTTGTAGTAACTGGACTTGGCGCATTAACGCCAATAGGAAACAATAAAGAAGAATATTGGAACAGCTTAGTTAACGGAGTTAGCGGAGCAGCACCTATAACGTATTTCGATGCTGCCAAGTTCAAAACTCGTTTTGCTTGTGAATTAAAGAATTTTAACGTGAATGACTTCATCCATAGGAAGGAATCACGTAGAATGGATAAGTTTACTCAATATGCAATGGTAGCTTCTGATGAAGCAATTGCAGATTCAAAATTAAACTTAGACGAAGTAAACAAATTACGCGTAGGTGTAATTTGGGGAGCAGGAATTGGAGGTTTGGAAACTTTTCAAGAAGAGGTGTTAAATTATTCAAAAGGAGATGGAACACCAAAATTCAATCCATTTTTTATCCCAAAAATGATAGCAGATATAGCACCAGGTAACATATCTATTAAAAATGGATTTATGGGGCCTAATTATACTACAGTATCTGCTTGCGCATCATCTGCTAATGCAATGATTGATGCTTTAAACTATATTAGACTTGGACATTGTGATGTTGTTGTTACCGGAGGAAGTGAAGCAGCTGTTACTATAGCTGGTATGGGAGGATTCAATGCAATGCATGCTTTATCAACAAGAAATGAGAGTCCAGAAACAGCCTCAAGACCTTTTGATTCTGAAAGAGATGGTTTTGTACTAGGTGAAGGAGCAGGAGCAATCGTATTAGAAGAATATGAGCATGCTAAGGCTAGAGGTGCTAAAATATATGCTGAAGTAGTTGGAGGAGGTTTGTCTTCTGACGCACATCACATGACTGCGCCACATCCTGAGGGAGTTGGAGTTATTGCGGTAATGAAAAACTGCCTTGAAAATGCAGGTTTAAAACCAGAGGATGTAGATCATATCAATACACATGGAACTTCTACACCATTAGGTGATGTAGCTGAATTAAAAGCGATATCTGAGGTGTTTGGTGAACATGCAAAGAATATTAATATCAATTCAACAAAGTCAATGACAGGGCATTTGTTAGGAGCTGCTGGAGCTATTGAAGCAATCGCATCAATCTTAGCCATGGAAAATGGTGTAGTTCCACCAACTATTAATCATGCTAATGTTGATGAAAACATAAATTCAGACTTGAATTTAACGTTGAATAAAGCTCAAAAGAGAGATATTAAGGTAGCTATAAGTAATACTTTTGGATTTGGAGGACACAATGCTTGTGTTGCCTTTAAAAAATTAGATTAA
- a CDS encoding IPExxxVDY family protein has protein sequence MSFYELDFNEFAISQYSLIGIHTTLNDYKLAYLLNSKLECFFEKANFCLDIKNKNKEIVSFPIYEYVNEKEDTNWFLINNVSKKKVEIEAIGLFMKRTTSVVEYLVSEKKKVDYFLKIEGDFKETFVDSLINNIKTIPQVVTSYQIDIDTLKSKDFLIF, from the coding sequence ATGTCTTTTTATGAGCTAGATTTTAATGAGTTTGCTATTAGTCAATATTCATTAATAGGAATTCATACAACGCTCAATGATTATAAATTGGCTTATCTTTTAAATAGCAAATTAGAATGTTTTTTTGAAAAAGCTAATTTTTGTTTAGATATAAAAAACAAAAACAAAGAAATTGTGTCGTTTCCTATTTATGAATACGTAAACGAAAAAGAAGATACCAATTGGTTTTTAATAAATAATGTAAGTAAAAAGAAAGTAGAAATAGAAGCAATAGGACTTTTTATGAAAAGAACTACCAGCGTAGTTGAGTACCTAGTTTCTGAAAAAAAGAAGGTGGATTATTTTTTAAAAATAGAAGGGGACTTTAAAGAAACATTTGTTGATTCTTTAATAAATAACATAAAAACTATTCCACAAGTTGTAACATCATATCAAATAGATATTGATACTTTAAAATCAAAAGATTTTTTAATTTTTTAG
- a CDS encoding SCO family protein, with translation MKKNKYSYVGISFIILLFGIYAVPKIVRHFQTADLHTFNKVPAFEFINQFGETVNNESYKGKVYVVEFFFATCPTICPIMNQKMVTIQNEFMGNPNFGIASFSITPDIDTPNQLKEYAKRYGINHKNWHLLTGKPEEVVFKLSNDGFKLPVGVGDNDHGGFYHSGLFALVDKDGYLRSRYDEHGNPIAFYRALEEHGLSDQVNELKQDIKLLLNE, from the coding sequence ATGAAAAAAAATAAGTATTCATACGTAGGAATATCGTTTATAATTTTGTTGTTTGGTATTTATGCAGTGCCAAAAATTGTGAGACATTTTCAAACAGCAGATTTACATACCTTTAATAAGGTGCCAGCTTTTGAGTTTATAAATCAATTTGGAGAAACCGTAAATAATGAAAGTTATAAAGGGAAAGTATATGTGGTAGAGTTCTTTTTTGCTACCTGTCCTACAATTTGCCCTATAATGAATCAAAAAATGGTAACGATTCAAAATGAGTTTATGGGGAATCCTAATTTTGGAATAGCATCATTTTCAATAACACCAGATATTGATACACCCAATCAACTAAAAGAGTATGCTAAAAGATATGGAATTAATCATAAAAATTGGCATTTATTAACAGGGAAACCAGAAGAGGTGGTTTTTAAATTGTCTAACGATGGCTTTAAATTACCTGTAGGTGTAGGTGATAATGATCATGGAGGATTTTATCATTCAGGCTTATTTGCTTTAGTAGATAAAGATGGATATTTGAGATCAAGGTATGATGAACATGGAAACCCAATAGCATTTTATAGAGCTCTTGAGGAACATGGGCTTTCTGATCAGGTTAATGAGTTAAAACAAGATATTAAATTGTTGTTAAATGAGTAA
- a CDS encoding mechanosensitive ion channel family protein codes for METNIEKLKELLLEYGPKVISAFIILIIGLWIIKLIMKGVKKVMVKRELDASLQGFLISLTSWALKIFLFVTVAGQLGVETTSFAAIIAAAGLAIGMALQGSLANFAGGALIMIFRPFKIGDYIEAQGEQGVVKDIQIFTTKLNTIDNKEVILPNGALSNGNIINYSAEPTRRVDLTFGVSYDADIKQTKEVLLSVINNTPFTLKTPAPAVIVGELADSSVNFITRTWVNSADYWDAYFHITENVKIELDKAGIEIPYPHSVEIQKEG; via the coding sequence ATGGAAACAAACATTGAAAAGTTAAAAGAATTATTGCTAGAGTACGGTCCAAAAGTAATCTCAGCATTTATTATCCTAATTATTGGTTTATGGATTATTAAACTAATTATGAAAGGTGTTAAAAAAGTGATGGTTAAACGTGAATTAGACGCTTCTTTACAAGGTTTTTTAATTAGTTTAACAAGTTGGGCGTTAAAAATATTTTTATTTGTAACTGTAGCTGGGCAATTAGGTGTTGAAACAACTTCTTTTGCAGCTATTATAGCCGCAGCTGGTTTAGCTATTGGTATGGCTCTTCAAGGGTCTTTAGCTAATTTTGCTGGAGGTGCGTTAATTATGATTTTCAGACCTTTTAAAATTGGTGATTATATTGAGGCACAAGGTGAACAAGGAGTTGTGAAGGACATACAGATTTTCACTACAAAATTAAATACTATTGACAACAAAGAAGTTATCCTACCTAACGGAGCGTTATCAAATGGAAACATCATTAATTATTCCGCTGAACCAACAAGACGTGTTGATTTAACTTTTGGTGTTTCTTATGATGCAGACATCAAACAAACCAAAGAAGTATTATTAAGTGTTATTAATAACACGCCATTTACTTTAAAAACTCCTGCTCCTGCTGTAATAGTTGGTGAATTAGCAGATAGCTCTGTAAATTTTATCACTAGAACTTGGGTAAATTCTGCTGATTATTGGGATGCTTACTTTCACATTACAGAAAATGTAAAAATAGAATTAGACAAAGCTGGAATTGAAATACCTTACCCTCACTCTGTTGAAATACAAAAAGAAGGTTAA
- a CDS encoding DUF1304 domain-containing protein: MNLLQIILISIVALLHFYFLILEMFFWTKPKGIKTFGLKSKEFAEETKVLAANQGLYNGFLAAGLVWSMILQNDNTATFFLICIFIAGMYGAYSTKNKRIFIVQSIPALLAFFSIIAL, from the coding sequence ATGAACTTATTACAAATCATACTTATTAGCATTGTTGCATTATTACACTTTTATTTTTTAATATTAGAAATGTTTTTCTGGACTAAACCTAAAGGAATTAAAACTTTTGGGTTAAAAAGTAAGGAATTTGCCGAAGAAACTAAAGTTCTTGCAGCCAATCAAGGTCTTTATAATGGATTCTTAGCTGCTGGATTAGTATGGTCTATGATTTTACAGAATGATAACACTGCTACTTTTTTCTTAATATGTATTTTTATTGCTGGAATGTATGGTGCTTACTCTACTAAAAATAAACGAATATTTATCGTGCAATCTATACCAGCCTTATTAGCTTTTTTTAGTATTATTGCCCTCTAA
- a CDS encoding nicotinic acid mononucleotide adenyltransferase, producing MKKLVVLACGLAFAMVQAQEEPKFEKAGDLVKVTYFYKDGTVKEQGFFKDKKLAGTWMTFDEKGNKTAIAHYEDGKKVGKWFMWHKDGLKEIDYKDNTVASVQTWKEETKIAIK from the coding sequence ATGAAGAAATTAGTCGTTTTAGCTTGTGGTTTAGCTTTTGCAATGGTACAGGCACAGGAAGAGCCTAAGTTTGAAAAGGCTGGGGACTTAGTAAAGGTTACTTATTTTTATAAAGATGGTACAGTAAAAGAACAAGGTTTCTTTAAAGATAAAAAATTAGCAGGAACTTGGATGACCTTTGACGAAAAAGGAAATAAAACAGCCATAGCTCACTATGAAGATGGTAAAAAAGTTGGGAAGTGGTTTATGTGGCATAAAGATGGATTAAAAGAAATAGATTATAAAGATAATACAGTAGCAAGTGTTCAAACTTGGAAAGAAGAAACCAAGATTGCTATTAAATAA
- the tsaB gene encoding tRNA (adenosine(37)-N6)-threonylcarbamoyltransferase complex dimerization subunit type 1 TsaB produces MALILNIETATKNCSVSIAKEGEVVAFKELNDGNYSHAEKLHPFIEDVLKEAGINRGAIDAIAVSKGPGSYTGLRIGVSAAKGLCFSLDVPLISVDTLQSLAMQVEIEEGIILPMLDARRMEVYSSMYNREYIQQREIKAEIIDEVSFQELLETKKVYFVGDGVDKCKEVILNKNAFFVEDKFPSAKEMAILSYEKYKKNDIEDVAYFEPFYLKDFVVTPQKKK; encoded by the coding sequence GTGGCATTAATTTTAAACATTGAAACAGCAACAAAAAACTGTTCAGTAAGCATTGCAAAAGAAGGAGAGGTAGTCGCATTTAAAGAATTAAATGATGGTAATTATTCACATGCTGAAAAATTACATCCTTTTATAGAAGATGTTCTTAAAGAAGCTGGTATAAATAGAGGAGCTATTGATGCAATAGCAGTAAGTAAAGGACCAGGATCTTATACAGGACTGAGAATTGGTGTTTCTGCGGCTAAAGGTTTGTGTTTCTCATTAGATGTTCCTTTAATATCTGTTGATACTTTACAGTCGTTAGCTATGCAGGTTGAAATTGAAGAAGGAATTATTTTACCTATGTTAGATGCAAGAAGGATGGAAGTGTATTCATCAATGTATAATAGAGAATACATACAACAAAGAGAAATTAAAGCTGAAATTATAGATGAAGTTTCTTTTCAAGAGCTATTAGAAACAAAGAAAGTCTATTTTGTAGGAGATGGAGTGGATAAGTGTAAAGAAGTTATACTTAATAAAAATGCTTTTTTTGTTGAAGATAAATTTCCTTCAGCAAAGGAAATGGCCATCTTAAGTTATGAAAAGTACAAAAAAAACGACATCGAAGATGTCGCTTATTTTGAACCTTTTTATTTAAAAGATTTTGTGGTTACTCCTCAAAAAAAGAAGTAA
- a CDS encoding ribonuclease H family protein has protein sequence MGNKKKYYVVWKGKKTGIFTSWDACKKQINGFEGAQYKSFIDKTEAEKAFKKSFNDYKGINTKKKVLSKSEKEKYGTPILESISVDAACAGNPGIMEYRGVLTHNKKEIFRMGPFKNGTNNIGEFLALVHGIALLKSKKKESIPIYSDSKIAMGWVLKKQCKTNITFDESNKDVLELIKRAELWLQKNTFSTPILKWETKAWGEIPADFGRK, from the coding sequence ATGGGGAATAAAAAAAAGTATTATGTTGTTTGGAAAGGTAAAAAAACAGGAATTTTCACATCTTGGGATGCTTGTAAGAAACAAATAAATGGTTTTGAAGGTGCTCAATACAAATCTTTTATTGATAAAACTGAGGCTGAAAAAGCTTTCAAAAAAAGTTTTAATGACTATAAAGGTATTAACACTAAAAAGAAAGTTTTATCTAAAAGTGAGAAAGAAAAATATGGTACTCCAATTTTAGAAAGTATTTCTGTAGATGCCGCTTGTGCTGGAAATCCTGGTATTATGGAGTATAGAGGTGTTTTAACTCACAACAAAAAGGAAATATTTAGAATGGGGCCTTTTAAAAATGGTACTAACAATATTGGTGAGTTTTTAGCTCTAGTTCATGGAATTGCGTTGCTAAAGAGTAAAAAAAAGGAAAGTATTCCTATTTACTCTGATTCAAAAATAGCTATGGGATGGGTACTGAAAAAGCAATGTAAAACTAATATTACTTTTGATGAATCTAATAAAGATGTTCTTGAATTAATTAAAAGAGCAGAACTATGGCTGCAAAAAAACACCTTTTCTACTCCTATTTTAAAATGGGAAACAAAAGCTTGGGGAGAAATTCCAGCTGATTTTGGCAGAAAATAA
- a CDS encoding cytochrome C oxidase subunit IV family protein → MGHAHESNTKRIWIVLAILTVLTTVEVVLGILKPAALHLHGPGTSWLNWIFIILTIFKAYYIAWAFMHLEGEKTWFRRSIVWTAVFLICYLVTLVLIEGGYLYDTLAPLVKW, encoded by the coding sequence ATGGGTCACGCACACGAATCAAATACAAAAAGAATCTGGATTGTATTAGCAATCTTAACCGTATTAACAACTGTTGAAGTTGTATTAGGTATATTAAAACCAGCTGCCTTACATTTACATGGGCCAGGAACAAGTTGGTTAAACTGGATATTCATTATATTAACCATTTTCAAAGCATATTATATTGCTTGGGCTTTTATGCATTTAGAAGGAGAAAAAACATGGTTTAGACGTTCAATAGTTTGGACAGCAGTGTTTTTAATTTGCTACCTTGTAACCTTAGTATTAATAGAAGGAGGTTATTTATACGATACATTAGCACCATTAGTAAAATGGTAA
- a CDS encoding acyl carrier protein, translated as MSDIASRVKAIIVDKLGVDDNEVTNEASFTNDLGADSLDTVELIMEFEKEFDIQIPDDQAENIGTVGQAISYIEDAKK; from the coding sequence ATGTCAGACATTGCATCAAGAGTAAAAGCGATTATCGTTGACAAGTTAGGTGTAGACGATAACGAAGTAACAAACGAAGCAAGCTTCACAAATGACTTAGGAGCTGATTCATTAGATACTGTTGAGTTAATTATGGAATTCGAGAAGGAATTCGATATTCAAATTCCAGACGATCAAGCTGAGAATATTGGTACGGTAGGTCAAGCGATTAGCTATATAGAAGACGCAAAAAAATAA
- a CDS encoding DUF420 domain-containing protein translates to MSNTSIEEKKYKRFITIVSIVIPLAVAALFGIKIPNVEPLSFLPPIYASINGLTAVLLLASVVAIKKGNRKLHEKLTTTAIICSALFLVMYVAYHMTSDSTKFGGEGIVKYIYLFILVTHIILSIVVIPFVLITFMRAKLSKFPEHKKIAKITFPLWLYVAVTGVIVYIMIAPYYG, encoded by the coding sequence ATGAGTAATACAAGCATAGAAGAAAAGAAATACAAACGATTTATAACTATAGTATCAATAGTTATTCCATTAGCAGTAGCAGCTTTGTTTGGGATAAAAATTCCTAATGTAGAACCATTGTCTTTTTTACCACCTATTTATGCATCCATAAATGGACTGACTGCTGTTTTATTGTTGGCTTCTGTAGTGGCTATAAAAAAAGGAAATAGAAAGTTACATGAAAAACTAACTACCACCGCAATTATTTGTTCAGCATTGTTTTTAGTAATGTATGTTGCCTATCATATGACTTCCGATTCAACAAAGTTTGGAGGAGAAGGGATTGTAAAATACATCTATTTATTTATACTAGTTACGCATATTATTTTGTCAATAGTTGTTATTCCATTTGTATTAATAACTTTTATGAGAGCGAAATTATCTAAATTTCCTGAACATAAAAAAATAGCAAAAATTACATTTCCTTTATGGTTGTATGTAGCGGTAACGGGAGTAATTGTTTATATAATGATAGCGCCATATTATGGATAA
- a CDS encoding phosphoribosylglycinamide formyltransferase, whose amino-acid sequence MKRIVIFASGSGSNAENIIKHFQNSSIARVTNVLSNNEYAKVFDRCKRLKISAKHFNRQDFIKEDTILKFLLKEADYIILAGFLWKVPSKIVDAFPNKIINVHPALLPKYGGKGMYGMHVHKAVKENNEEESGITIHYVNEHYDEGNIIFQAKTILSKEDSPETIAEKIHELEYAFFPKVIENVILDNGE is encoded by the coding sequence ATGAAACGTATTGTAATTTTTGCTTCGGGCTCAGGATCCAATGCCGAAAACATTATTAAACATTTCCAAAACTCTTCTATAGCTAGGGTTACTAACGTGCTTTCTAACAATGAGTATGCCAAAGTTTTTGATCGTTGTAAACGACTTAAAATATCAGCAAAACATTTCAATAGACAAGATTTTATAAAAGAAGACACAATTCTTAAATTTTTGTTAAAAGAGGCGGATTATATAATTTTAGCTGGTTTTTTATGGAAAGTTCCTTCAAAAATAGTAGATGCTTTTCCTAATAAAATAATTAACGTACACCCTGCTCTTTTGCCTAAATATGGTGGAAAAGGTATGTATGGAATGCATGTTCATAAGGCTGTTAAAGAAAATAATGAAGAAGAAAGTGGTATTACTATACATTATGTAAATGAACATTATGATGAAGGTAATATTATTTTCCAAGCCAAAACTATACTTTCAAAAGAAGATTCTCCTGAAACTATTGCTGAAAAAATACATGAACTTGAGTATGCTTTTTTTCCTAAAGTAATTGAAAATGTAATTTTAGATAATGGGGAATAA
- a CDS encoding TolC family protein, whose protein sequence is MKTKIVLLATLLATLGAYSQKQWTLKECVNYALKNNISIKQNKLNLDVAETNVKSAKGNFLPTLSASTSGSLGIGPVINQITNTRVGSTTSFGGSVGISAGYTVFNGFRNLNTKKQALLGIEQSQLDIQKIENDISLNVINTYLNVLFAKENLAVALVQAEISKKQIERAKAQFEAGAIPKGDLLNVESTAANDQQNVVLQENTLNLALLRLAQLLQVSSENFDVTKIEIDSPSAALLYNSSKQVYEKALFNMPEIKREKLNVQNSDLNIEIARSAYLPSLSLSAGTSSGYFYDLKTDISQGGLFKQLENQLRYSVGFNINIPIFNGFKTDANVEQSRINKSISELALENQKLQLQQTIEQAFLDAKAAAKTYEAAQVSLEAQKEAFKNAQVSYDYGTMTQFDYDQVRNRLVNAEGAMIRAKYDYVFKTKVLKFYFGESIID, encoded by the coding sequence TTGAAAACAAAAATTGTATTACTAGCTACACTATTAGCTACTTTGGGGGCTTATTCACAAAAACAATGGACTTTAAAAGAATGTGTTAATTATGCATTAAAAAATAATATTAGTATTAAGCAAAATAAATTAAATTTAGATGTAGCTGAAACTAATGTTAAAAGTGCTAAAGGAAATTTTTTACCTACTTTGAGTGCTTCTACCAGTGGGTCGTTAGGAATTGGTCCAGTTATTAATCAAATAACAAACACAAGGGTTGGGTCTACAACTTCATTTGGTGGTTCAGTTGGTATAAGTGCAGGGTATACAGTTTTTAATGGTTTTAGAAACTTAAATACCAAAAAACAAGCTTTATTAGGAATTGAACAAAGCCAATTAGATATACAAAAAATCGAAAATGATATTTCGCTAAATGTTATAAATACTTATTTGAATGTATTATTTGCCAAAGAAAATTTAGCAGTGGCTTTAGTACAAGCAGAAATTAGTAAAAAACAGATAGAAAGAGCGAAGGCACAATTTGAAGCAGGCGCTATTCCTAAAGGAGATTTGTTAAATGTGGAATCTACAGCAGCCAATGATCAACAAAATGTAGTTCTGCAAGAAAATACTTTGAACTTAGCTTTGTTGAGGCTTGCTCAATTATTACAGGTTTCATCTGAGAATTTTGATGTAACTAAGATAGAAATAGATTCTCCATCAGCTGCTTTGTTGTATAATAGTTCTAAACAGGTGTACGAAAAAGCTTTATTTAACATGCCTGAAATAAAAAGAGAAAAACTAAATGTGCAAAATTCTGATTTGAATATTGAGATTGCTAGAAGCGCTTACTTACCATCTTTATCATTATCTGCAGGAACAAGTTCGGGGTATTTTTATGATTTAAAAACAGATATTTCTCAGGGAGGTTTATTTAAACAATTAGAAAATCAGTTGAGGTATAGTGTTGGGTTCAATATCAATATACCAATTTTTAATGGCTTCAAAACCGACGCGAATGTTGAACAATCTAGGATTAATAAAAGTATTTCAGAGTTAGCTTTAGAGAATCAGAAATTACAATTACAACAAACTATTGAACAAGCATTTTTAGATGCCAAAGCTGCGGCTAAAACGTATGAAGCAGCACAAGTTTCTTTAGAAGCACAAAAAGAAGCTTTTAAAAATGCACAGGTAAGTTATGATTATGGAACGATGACACAATTTGATTATGATCAAGTTCGTAATCGTTTAGTGAATGCGGAAGGGGCCATGATTAGAGCTAAATATGATTACGTTTTTAAAACAAAAGTATTAAAATTCTATTTTGGGGAATCGATAATAGATTAA